TTACGCGGGGCTTATGCTCAAGTGCAGGCGGCAGGCTGGAAAGTAGTCAATGTAGACAGTACTGTGATTGCCCAGCAGCCTAAACTGCGCCCTTACATCGACCAAATGCGGCAAAATATAGCCGCTGTACTGAATTTGCCGGTTGATGCCGTTAATATCAAAGGCAAAACCAATGAAAAACTTGGTTATTTAGGGCGACAAGAAGCAATTGAGGCACAGGCAGTTGTTCTGCTTACAGCGGTTTAATCCAATGCAGGCTTGAGCTATAATTTTTTGATACAGACAAACTAATTTGTCATCTATTTAGGATAAACAAGGAGCAGTAGTATGGCAGCACAAGATGAACTCAAGCGTCAGGCCGCAGAAAAAGCGGTTGAATATGTGCAGGAAAACGAATATCTGGGCATCGGCACCGGATCAACTGTACGTTTTTTTATTGAGGCATTGGCGCAAAGCAGAAAAAGAATCAAAGGTGCGGTGTCCACATCTGCCCAGACTAGTGCGGCTCTGAAGAGCTTTGGTATTCCTGAAGTCACATTGAATGAAGTGAACGGCCTGCCGTTATACATCGATGGAGCCGATGAAATCAATCATTTATTACAAATGATTAAAGGTGGCGGTGGCGCTTTGTTGAATGAGAAGATTGTCGCCAGTGCAGCAGAAAAATTTATCTGTATTGCCGACGAAAGTAAATATACTAGTCGCCTTGGTCATGTGCCTGTACCAGTGGAAGTGATGCCAAATGCCCGTTCACTGGTGGCGCGCCGGCTACTGAAATTCGGCGGTGAACCGGAATTACGTCTAGGCTTTACAACTGATAACGGTAACCAGATTCTTGACGTTGCCAATTTGAATATCAGCGAACCAATAAAACTGGAAGATGCTATTAACGGCATACCAGGTGTGGTCGAAAACGGTTTGTTTACCCACCATCCTGCTGATTTGCTGCTGCTGGGTTGCCAGAGTGGCGTTCAGGTGTTAACAGCCAAAGTCTGAATCAGTTGCGGCAGAGGTGAACAAACATATTTGCACTTGTTTCTGTGCAGCCAGCTATTATCAATACCAGCAGCTGGCTGCCATTGTTTTAATGGCGATTTTTATGTCTGTCAGTCTGAGATACTTACAGTAGGGTTTTTTGAGGGGTGATTTTAGAGGTAAATGCAGAACAGACAAAAAGCAGTAAGCAAATGGCGTAAAATTTTAATCTGGCTGGCGATGGTACTGACGCTGGCTAAAGTTTGGTTGCCAGACAGTATAATTGCGCCATTGCAAAACCAGATACAGAAAGCAGATAGTATTCTGCGTTCCGTACAAGATATTTTCAATGGTCGGCCGCACGTTGCCAAAGGCAGAAAGTATGCACCGGCGAGCAAAGGACGTTACACAGGACAGGTTGACAGCGTACATGACGGGGATACCATCCATGTTAAAGATAATAACGGCTATATGCACAAAATTCGACTGGCCAGTATTGATGCGCCTGAAATCAAACAGGCCTATGGCATTGCCAGTAGAGATGCTTTAAAAACGCGTATTGAAGGTAAATCAGTCGCTGTGAATGTTGTGGCTATCGACCAATATCAGCGCGAAGTAGGGCAGATAATGCTGAGCAATGAAGACATGAATTTATGGATGGTACAGCAAGGCTATGCATGGCATTACGATTCTATTGCAAAAAAACAGCAGGATCGGCTGAGTTTTAGCCGCTATCAGCAAGCCCAGCTTCAGGCACGCCAAAAACGGCTCGGTCTGTGGCACAATGCACGTGCTATTGCACCTTGGCAGTTTCGCCAGCAACAGAAAACCGCTAATAGAACAACTTCATGAATGCACATAAACGCGAGGAAATATTCAGTCGTTTGCAGGCCGCCTGTCCGCATCCGACCACAGAGCTGCAATATCATACCCCATTTGAATTATTAATCGCCGTTATGCTGTCGGCACAGGCCACCGATGTATCTGTTAACAAATGTACCGTGCAGCTTTTTAAGCTGGCACCCACCGCTCAGAGCATGCTGGCGCTGGGGCAAAGTAAGCTAATGGACTGTATTCGCACCATAGGCTTATATAAAACCAAAGCCAAACATGTGATGGAAACCTGCGCAATTCTGGTTGAGCAATATGACGGCGAAGTACCGCAGACACGAGATCAGCTAGAAGCTTTACCTGGTGTAGGTCGTAAAACAGCCAATGTGGTGCTGAATACCGCATTTGGCCAGCCGACCATTGCTGTAGACACGCATATTTTTCGTGTGTGTAACCGGACCGGTTTGGCTCCAGGCAAAACCGTACGCGAAGTAGAAGATAAATTAATGAAAGTGGTGCCGAAACAGTATCGTTTGAATGCCCACCACTGGCTTATTTTACATGGCCGTTACATATGTAAAGCACGTAAACCTGACTGCGAACGCTGTTTGATAAATGATTTATGCGAATATCCGGCGAAGGCAACTTTAACTGTCTGATTAAGTAACTTTACGCCTCTTTTCGTTACAATATTATTGATCACCGCTTGTGTAAGAAAACAAACAAGATAGGGAAGTTGATGCGGATAAATCGCAAATATATGTTGACGGCAATTTTGTCAGCGTTGTTGGCGGCAGCTGGGTGTGACCGGCTGGAACACTGGTTTGGCAAAACAGCCAATCAGGGTTTTGTAAAAGAAATACCTGCCGGCACTGATGGTAACAGCAATCAGGTAGCCATGCTGTTGCCTGATTTTACTCGGCTGGTAGACCAGCAGGGTCCCGCCGTGGTAAACATACAGGCCACCCGAGATAACCGCAGCCTTGACGGTGACATTGAAAGCAGCTCCGATACGCTGCCCGATAATGACCCGTTTTACGAATATTTCAAACATCTGTTACCTAATGTGCCTCAGACGCCGCAGACAAATGATGATGAATACAATTTCGGCTCAGGTTTTTTCATTAGTAAGGATGGCTATATTCTCACCAATACACATGTTGTCAATGGCATGAACAACATTAAAGTTTTGCTAAACGATAAACGGGAATTTCAGGCAAAATTGATTGGTGCAGATCCTCAGTCTGACGTGGCTTTATTGAAAATCAATGCGGATAATTTGCCAGTTGTGCAGCCTGGCAATCCGAAAGAATTGAAAGTTGGAGAGTGGGTAGCGGCTATTGGTGCACCATTCGGTTTTGACAACAGTGTCACTGCCGGTATCGTTTCTGCCAAAGGGCGTAGCCTGCCAGAAGAGAACTACACCCCATTTATTCAAACAGATGTAGCCATTAATCCGGGCAATTCAGGTGGTCCCCTATTTAACCTAAAAGGTCAGGTAGTTGGCATCAATTCCCAGATATACAGTCGTAGTGGCGGCTTTATGGGCATCTCTTTTGCCATTCCGATAGATGTAGCCATGAATGTGGCTGAACAGCTAAAAACCACCGGTAAAGTACAGCGCGGACGTCTGGGTGTGGTTATTCAGGAAGTGAACTACAATCTGGCCAAATCTTTTGGGCTCAATAAGGCTAATGGCGCGCTGATTACACAGGTAGTAGCCGGCGGACCAGCAGCCAGATCAGGTCTGCAACCCGGTGACATTGTTGAAAGTGTTAATGGAGAAGAACTGGAAACCTCCAGTGATTTACCGGTCAGAGTCGGACTGCTGCCGCCTGGAAAACAAATTATTCTCGGGATATGGCGTAAAGGCCGAAAACAGGATATTAAGGTAACACTGGATAATATGTCACCAGCCATCAGTGCTCCATCTAGTGCAGCCAGCGACATTATGCCTACTGACGGTGATAATTTTTTAGAACAACACCTTGGTCTGGAGCTGCGTGCAAGCAGTAAAGGGCTGGTGATTGAAGATGTTAGAAAATTAGCTGCACAGGTTGATTTACGTCGCGGGGATGTCATTGTCGCTGTTGGTTCAAAATTGGTACACAATGAGAAGGATTTCGAGCAGGCAGTACAGGAAAGCGGAAAAAGTGTCCCTTTACTCATCCGGCGAGCCAATAATACTTTGTATATCGCTTTGATACTGCCCTAAAAGTACACTAAAAATATTTGGCGGGGTAAACCGTCTTGTCAATTCAATGTGTATACAGGCGTAAATTAATCTATCGACTGACTTTTGTGTTCAGACCGGATTCATCATGTTGTCCCATCATTTTAAATTTTGTTCAAGCTACTAATTCAATTATTAAAGGTTCTGGAATCATTCTATGTTGTCAGCACAACCTCCGGTAACAGCACGCGGCCCGATTATGGCCGATGTGGAAGCTTTTCATCTGAGCGAAGTAGAACGCAGACGTTTAAGCCATCCCGCCATTGGTGGCGTGATTCTATTCCGGCGTAATTATCAGTCTCGTGCACAGCTCACTGCACTTGTAGCCGAAATTAAAGCCCTACGTACACCCGAGCTCATCGTTGCAGTTGACCATGAAGGGGGGCGGGTACAGCGTTTTATTCCGGAATTTACTCGTTTACCGGCGATGCGGACACTGGGGCAGTGCTGGGAACAGCATGGCGCGGCCATGGCTGATAAAATGGCTGAAACAGTAGGCTGGGTACTGTCCACAGAATTACGTGCTTGTGGTATCGATTTATCATTTACACCGGTATTGGATCTAGACTGGGGTGAATGTGCAGTGATTGGTAACCGCAGCTTTCATCAGCAACCAGCTGTTGTCAGCTTTCTGGCACTTGCTTTACAGCGTGGTCTGGCCCGTGGTGGCATGGCTACTTGCGGCAAACATTTTCCCGGACACGGTGCCGCCAGCGGAGATAGCCATTTGACTCTTCCTCAGGACAACCGTAACTGGGATGAATTATGGGCGGATGATATTCAGCCGTTTAACGATTTGATTCATCATGGCATGCCGGCACTGATGCCGGCACACGTGGTTTATCCTAAAGTTGACCCTACCGAACCGGCTGGTTTTTCCACACTCTGGCTGCAAGGTGTGCTAAGAGACAAAATGCACTTTGATGGTGTGATTTTTTCAGATGATTTAACCATGGAGGGTGCCAGCATTGCAGGAGATATTCGCCAGCGTGCAGCTCATGCTTTTGCTGCCGGCTGTGATATCGCACTGGTCTGCAACAAACCAGATTGGGTAGATACTTTGTTAAACGATTTTCAGTGGCCAGAAAATAGCCGGCTGGCACAGCGCTGGCAAATGATTGCCGGTAAAGGGAAGGTGGCAGATTACAAAGCCATCATGCAGATGCCAGAATTTCAGTCAGCGCAACAACTGGTTGCTAGCCTCGCTTCCGCGCAAGATATCCTAAACGGAGTGCAAGTTGGCGAAGCCTGTTAATTTTGCTCATTCGACAACAAAAAAAGCCATAGTCAAACTATGGCTTTTTTATCACTTTGTCTTAATCAGGCATTTTTGAAATCAATTACCATTCGGCCGGTAAACTTACCTGCGGCCATTTCATCAAAAATATCATTAATGTCTTCCAGCGGACGCATGGTTACTTTTGGTACTACTTTGCCTTCAGCACCAAACTGGAATGCTTCACGCAAGTCTTCACGAGTACCCACCAGTGAGCCTACTACCTCAATACCATCAAGAACAAGGCGCGGAATATTCAAATCCATTGTGTCTACAGGCAGAGCTACTGCCACAATGCGTCCGCCAGCGCGTACAGCAGCAACGGCTGAATTAAACGCAGATTTAGCCACAGCAGTCACCACCGCAGCATAAGCACCGCCTACTTTTTCCTGAATGATATCTTCAACTTTTTCCTTAGCCGGATTCAGGGTCATATCCGCACCCATTTCGCGTGCCAATTCAAGTTGTTTTTCATTCACATCAATAGCAATCACTTTGGCATTAAATACATTCTTAGCATATTGCAAAGCCAGATTGCCCAGACCGCCTAAACCATAAATCGCAATCCACTGGCCAGGTTGAATATGAGATACTTTAATAGCCTTGTAAGTGGTCACACCGGCACAGGTAATACTGCTGGCTGCTTCAGAACTCAGACCATCCGGTACCTTAACTGCATAGTCGGCTACCACGATACATTCTTCTGCCATACCACCGTCTACAGTATAGCCGGCGTTTTTAACTTCACGACAGAATGTTTCACGGCCACTATTGCAGTATTCGCAATGTCCACAGCCCTCAAAAAACCAGGCCACACTGGCACGATCGCCTACTTTCAGCGAAGTGACATCTTCACCGACAGCAGTAACCACACCAATGCCTTCATGTCCTAACGTCACACCGGTCACATCACCAAAATCCGCATTTTTTACATGCAAATCAGTGTGACAAACCCCGCAACATTCCATTTTCAGCAATGCTTCATTGGCTTTCAGCGGACGGACAGTTTTGTCCTGAATGGCCACTTTTTTGTCTTTTGTTACTACGGCTGCTTTCATAATGAACCCTTTTCATTCAGTAAAGAAGAAGTGTTTGGCCTGTTAGTTTCTGTTGTCAGAAGTTAGACCGGTAGAACCTAAAAAATCAATCACCAAATAGAATCAATACCAGCGTCAGCATCGTCCTGAATGAAAATGACAATCAAATTAATTAACAGGGTGAATTTCCCTTTTACACCGACTAATTGCCGCCTGAATCAGGACTAACGTATAAATTCTCTGGCAGAGATTCTGACAGATGCTCCCTTGCAATACCAGCAGTAAAAC
This portion of the Snodgrassella alvi genome encodes:
- the ispF gene encoding 2-C-methyl-D-erythritol 2,4-cyclodiphosphate synthase; the protein is MKSIRIGQGYDVHQLVAGRPLILGGVSIPFDKGLLGHSDADALLHAITDALLGAAALGDIGKLYPDTAAVNKDADSRELLRGAYAQVQAAGWKVVNVDSTVIAQQPKLRPYIDQMRQNIAAVLNLPVDAVNIKGKTNEKLGYLGRQEAIEAQAVVLLTAV
- the rpiA gene encoding ribose-5-phosphate isomerase RpiA, yielding MAAQDELKRQAAEKAVEYVQENEYLGIGTGSTVRFFIEALAQSRKRIKGAVSTSAQTSAALKSFGIPEVTLNEVNGLPLYIDGADEINHLLQMIKGGGGALLNEKIVASAAEKFICIADESKYTSRLGHVPVPVEVMPNARSLVARRLLKFGGEPELRLGFTTDNGNQILDVANLNISEPIKLEDAINGIPGVVENGLFTHHPADLLLLGCQSGVQVLTAKV
- a CDS encoding thermonuclease family protein — protein: MQNRQKAVSKWRKILIWLAMVLTLAKVWLPDSIIAPLQNQIQKADSILRSVQDIFNGRPHVAKGRKYAPASKGRYTGQVDSVHDGDTIHVKDNNGYMHKIRLASIDAPEIKQAYGIASRDALKTRIEGKSVAVNVVAIDQYQREVGQIMLSNEDMNLWMVQQGYAWHYDSIAKKQQDRLSFSRYQQAQLQARQKRLGLWHNARAIAPWQFRQQQKTANRTTS
- the nth gene encoding endonuclease III; translated protein: MNAHKREEIFSRLQAACPHPTTELQYHTPFELLIAVMLSAQATDVSVNKCTVQLFKLAPTAQSMLALGQSKLMDCIRTIGLYKTKAKHVMETCAILVEQYDGEVPQTRDQLEALPGVGRKTANVVLNTAFGQPTIAVDTHIFRVCNRTGLAPGKTVREVEDKLMKVVPKQYRLNAHHWLILHGRYICKARKPDCERCLINDLCEYPAKATLTV
- a CDS encoding DegQ family serine endoprotease, producing the protein MRINRKYMLTAILSALLAAAGCDRLEHWFGKTANQGFVKEIPAGTDGNSNQVAMLLPDFTRLVDQQGPAVVNIQATRDNRSLDGDIESSSDTLPDNDPFYEYFKHLLPNVPQTPQTNDDEYNFGSGFFISKDGYILTNTHVVNGMNNIKVLLNDKREFQAKLIGADPQSDVALLKINADNLPVVQPGNPKELKVGEWVAAIGAPFGFDNSVTAGIVSAKGRSLPEENYTPFIQTDVAINPGNSGGPLFNLKGQVVGINSQIYSRSGGFMGISFAIPIDVAMNVAEQLKTTGKVQRGRLGVVIQEVNYNLAKSFGLNKANGALITQVVAGGPAARSGLQPGDIVESVNGEELETSSDLPVRVGLLPPGKQIILGIWRKGRKQDIKVTLDNMSPAISAPSSAASDIMPTDGDNFLEQHLGLELRASSKGLVIEDVRKLAAQVDLRRGDVIVAVGSKLVHNEKDFEQAVQESGKSVPLLIRRANNTLYIALILP
- the nagZ gene encoding beta-N-acetylhexosaminidase, whose amino-acid sequence is MLSAQPPVTARGPIMADVEAFHLSEVERRRLSHPAIGGVILFRRNYQSRAQLTALVAEIKALRTPELIVAVDHEGGRVQRFIPEFTRLPAMRTLGQCWEQHGAAMADKMAETVGWVLSTELRACGIDLSFTPVLDLDWGECAVIGNRSFHQQPAVVSFLALALQRGLARGGMATCGKHFPGHGAASGDSHLTLPQDNRNWDELWADDIQPFNDLIHHGMPALMPAHVVYPKVDPTEPAGFSTLWLQGVLRDKMHFDGVIFSDDLTMEGASIAGDIRQRAAHAFAAGCDIALVCNKPDWVDTLLNDFQWPENSRLAQRWQMIAGKGKVADYKAIMQMPEFQSAQQLVASLASAQDILNGVQVGEAC
- the adhP gene encoding alcohol dehydrogenase AdhP; this encodes MKAAVVTKDKKVAIQDKTVRPLKANEALLKMECCGVCHTDLHVKNADFGDVTGVTLGHEGIGVVTAVGEDVTSLKVGDRASVAWFFEGCGHCEYCNSGRETFCREVKNAGYTVDGGMAEECIVVADYAVKVPDGLSSEAASSITCAGVTTYKAIKVSHIQPGQWIAIYGLGGLGNLALQYAKNVFNAKVIAIDVNEKQLELAREMGADMTLNPAKEKVEDIIQEKVGGAYAAVVTAVAKSAFNSAVAAVRAGGRIVAVALPVDTMDLNIPRLVLDGIEVVGSLVGTREDLREAFQFGAEGKVVPKVTMRPLEDINDIFDEMAAGKFTGRMVIDFKNA